One window of the bacterium genome contains the following:
- the ccsA gene encoding cytochrome c biogenesis protein CcsA has translation MSTALTLITILLPLGYAAVWADYLWLFYTDHPWARRTCSRLAGSLVLLHMAAIVVRAVGLKRLPMGTQSEFLAALALALMGTYLVIERRLRAKQTGFLTTGAAALLMLLASLAGPGTANTSPLLQDPGFAGHAVLVLLAYTALSLSFLYAILYLVLARQLMRRQFGLLFRRLPALETLERMSVVAVEMGVPLLFLALALGHLWMYNLADRVDPKMAATLTPWDPKILLSWVIFLAYTAGLVGHRFWGWRGRRMNIMAVAAYIAVVVGMGAIHHFFPTFHKFPTLDAAVTADTLEQSLARHAAAGSPLETREWR, from the coding sequence ATGAGCACGGCATTGACCCTGATCACGATCCTGCTGCCGCTGGGTTATGCAGCGGTGTGGGCCGACTACCTGTGGCTGTTCTACACCGACCACCCGTGGGCACGCCGCACCTGCTCGCGCCTGGCGGGCTCACTGGTGCTGCTGCACATGGCGGCAATCGTGGTGCGCGCCGTCGGATTGAAGCGGTTGCCCATGGGCACGCAGTCGGAATTCCTGGCCGCACTGGCCCTGGCGCTCATGGGTACCTACCTCGTGATCGAGCGGCGGCTGCGCGCCAAGCAGACCGGCTTCCTGACCACCGGCGCCGCGGCCCTGCTGATGCTGCTGGCCAGCCTGGCCGGCCCCGGCACCGCCAATACCAGCCCGCTGCTGCAGGATCCCGGCTTTGCCGGCCACGCCGTTCTGGTGCTGCTGGCCTATACGGCGCTCAGCCTGAGCTTTCTCTACGCCATCCTCTACCTGGTGCTCGCGCGCCAGTTGATGCGGCGGCAGTTCGGCCTCCTGTTCCGGCGCCTGCCCGCCCTCGAGACGCTCGAGCGGATGAGCGTGGTCGCCGTCGAGATGGGCGTGCCCCTGCTGTTCCTGGCGCTGGCACTGGGCCACCTGTGGATGTACAACCTGGCCGATCGCGTGGATCCGAAGATGGCCGCAACGCTGACGCCCTGGGATCCCAAGATCCTGCTGTCGTGGGTCATCTTCCTGGCTTATACGGCGGGCCTGGTCGGGCATCGCTTCTGGGGCTGGCGCGGCCGCCGCATGAACATCATGGCCGTCGCGGCCTATATCGCCGTCGTGGTGGGCATGGGCGCCATCCACCACTTCTTCCCGACGTTCCACAAGTTTCCGACGCTCGATGCGGCCGTGACCGCCGACACGCTCGAACAGTCGCTGGCCCGGCACGCCGCGGCCGGGTCCCCACTCGAAACCCGGGAGTGGCGATGA
- the hemA gene encoding glutamyl-tRNA reductase — protein MTGATTLHVRSINHKTAPTAVRERAHLTEVRAAELMDALSAGSTGAGGGRGEPDCVSVIPVSTCNRTEIYLEVRVGADPDAILREALTAIGAEADLFFGEHALRLDNLDAIAHLFRLASGMESLMLGEPQITAQLKDAYRQARAHHEPGPGLLRAFQGAFRAGKRVRTETRISTGAVSVAFAAVELARKFFDRFSRHRAVLVGAGETGALAARHFLQHEIGQLTVVNRSFERAQALAATLREEQLRQLDEPDGDDTRRVDRALRARADRIVARPWEELGAAIAAADVVLTTTGATEPVIMPDMVHEAVRGRHGLPLFMLDIAVPRDVHPEVSKIGNVFVFGLEDLDEIVQGNLAARRNQIPHAERLIGEELDQFRQWLEDIDLRPTVAEFRAYLEDLKDKQVGFVRKKHSDEVADEVDKSLQQFIKKVLGRSMSTLRNSESREERQRHLETLRHLFSTDDRDPD, from the coding sequence ATGACCGGCGCGACGACCCTGCACGTCCGCAGCATCAACCACAAGACGGCGCCGACTGCCGTCCGTGAGCGCGCGCATCTGACCGAGGTGCGCGCCGCCGAGTTGATGGACGCCCTCAGCGCCGGCAGCACGGGCGCCGGTGGCGGCCGGGGCGAGCCCGATTGCGTGTCGGTGATCCCGGTCTCCACCTGCAACCGCACCGAGATCTACCTCGAGGTGAGGGTCGGCGCCGACCCCGACGCCATCCTGCGCGAGGCGCTCACGGCCATCGGCGCCGAGGCCGACCTGTTCTTCGGTGAACATGCTCTGCGCCTGGACAACCTCGACGCCATCGCGCACCTGTTCCGCCTGGCTTCCGGCATGGAGAGCCTGATGCTGGGTGAGCCCCAGATCACGGCCCAGCTGAAGGATGCCTATCGCCAGGCGCGCGCGCACCACGAACCCGGCCCCGGCCTGTTGCGCGCCTTCCAGGGCGCCTTCCGCGCCGGCAAGCGCGTGCGCACCGAAACGCGCATCTCGACCGGAGCGGTGAGCGTGGCCTTCGCGGCGGTGGAACTGGCGCGGAAGTTCTTCGACCGCTTCAGCCGGCATCGCGCCGTGCTCGTGGGCGCCGGCGAAACGGGCGCCCTGGCGGCGCGCCATTTCCTGCAGCACGAGATCGGCCAGTTGACCGTCGTCAACCGCAGCTTCGAGCGCGCCCAGGCACTGGCCGCCACGCTGCGCGAGGAACAGCTGCGCCAGCTCGACGAACCGGACGGTGATGACACCCGACGTGTCGACCGCGCCCTGCGCGCGCGGGCCGACCGCATCGTCGCGCGTCCCTGGGAGGAGCTGGGCGCCGCCATTGCCGCCGCCGACGTGGTCCTGACCACGACCGGCGCCACCGAGCCGGTGATCATGCCCGACATGGTGCACGAGGCTGTGCGCGGGCGTCACGGCCTGCCGCTGTTCATGCTGGACATCGCCGTGCCGCGCGACGTGCACCCGGAGGTGTCGAAGATCGGCAACGTCTTCGTGTTCGGGCTCGAGGACCTCGACGAGATCGTGCAGGGCAACCTGGCCGCGCGTCGGAATCAAATTCCGCACGCCGAACGGCTGATCGGCGAGGAGCTGGACCAGTTCCGGCAGTGGCTCGAGGACATCGACCTGCGGCCGACCGTGGCCGAGTTCCGCGCCTACCTGGAGGACCTGAAGGACAAGCAGGTCGGTTTCGTGCGGAAGAAGCACTCCGACGAGGTGGCCGACGAGGTGGACAAGAGCCTGCAGCAGTTCATCAAGAAGGTGCTCGGGCGCTCCATGTCCACGCTGCGCAACTCCGAGAGCCGCGAGGAACGGCAGCGTCACCTTGAGACGCTGCGGCACCTGTTCTCCACCGACGACCGCGATCCCGACTGA
- a CDS encoding tetratricopeptide repeat protein has product MKPAASRQTWSERARSLWPVLLPVLATLLVYHGVGSYDFVNFDDDLYVYDNPRVTGGLSPANAQWAFTTGHAQVWIPVTWLSLQLDATLAGPGAAGFHRTNLFLHLAGVLLAWLLARRLTGSAAAAMLAAALFGVHPLNVEAVAWVTARKDVLMAPLLLGAALAWVSTTGRRRVVLTFALALLAMLAKPAAVVAPLLLLLLSLWERWSAPEGAASRRGWRGDAVFLAALAAAAAAVALVTVRLARDGEMGAPVPVAPVQRVADAATGVGRYLERLAWPHGLAVRYSEADLRAGPIEAVIWGVVVVALSFVLWRARRRLPLVTFGWAWFLACLLPSSGLLQGGQLPMGDRYAYVGALGLWIAGAGALVQVTARAARLKLPVLLATVAVVAAAAMVATRQAAVWRGPESLWRHALAVTRDNDVAHQNLAVLLDDAGRREEALQHLEASIAIKPRSETHFNAGNVTAALGRLDEAEVHYRAALKLNPSLGEASLNLGSLLGGQGRLAEARQVLLTAAERHPDLASVQYNLAVVAWMQGDAGEATLRCRRALELESAHAGSRQLLAQIASTPTAPPAAP; this is encoded by the coding sequence ATGAAACCCGCTGCCAGCCGTCAAACGTGGTCCGAACGGGCGCGCTCCCTGTGGCCCGTCCTGCTGCCTGTGCTGGCCACGCTGCTGGTCTACCACGGCGTGGGCAGCTACGACTTCGTCAACTTCGACGATGACCTCTATGTCTACGACAATCCCCGCGTGACCGGGGGCCTGTCGCCGGCGAACGCGCAGTGGGCCTTCACCACCGGGCACGCCCAGGTCTGGATCCCCGTCACCTGGCTCTCCCTGCAGCTCGACGCGACGCTGGCCGGTCCCGGCGCCGCCGGCTTCCACCGCACGAACCTGTTCCTGCACCTGGCCGGCGTGCTGCTGGCGTGGCTGCTCGCGCGCCGACTCACGGGCAGCGCAGCGGCGGCGATGCTGGCGGCGGCTCTCTTCGGCGTGCACCCGCTCAACGTCGAGGCCGTGGCCTGGGTGACCGCGCGCAAGGACGTGCTGATGGCGCCGCTGCTGCTCGGCGCCGCGCTGGCCTGGGTGTCGACGACCGGTCGCCGCCGCGTGGTGCTGACATTTGCGCTGGCCCTTCTGGCGATGCTGGCCAAGCCCGCGGCCGTGGTGGCGCCGTTGCTGCTGCTGCTGCTTTCGCTGTGGGAGCGGTGGAGCGCGCCGGAGGGCGCCGCTTCGCGCCGCGGCTGGCGCGGCGACGCGGTGTTCCTTGCCGCACTGGCCGCCGCCGCGGCTGCGGTGGCGCTGGTGACCGTACGCCTGGCCCGGGATGGCGAGATGGGCGCGCCCGTGCCGGTGGCGCCCGTGCAGCGGGTGGCCGACGCCGCGACCGGCGTGGGTCGTTACCTGGAGCGGTTGGCCTGGCCGCACGGCCTGGCCGTGCGCTACAGCGAGGCGGACCTGCGCGCGGGACCGATCGAGGCTGTCATCTGGGGTGTGGTGGTGGTCGCCCTGTCGTTCGTGCTCTGGCGCGCTCGCCGACGCCTGCCGCTGGTCACCTTCGGCTGGGCCTGGTTCCTGGCCTGCCTGCTGCCCTCGAGCGGCCTGCTGCAGGGCGGCCAGCTGCCGATGGGCGATCGCTATGCCTATGTGGGCGCGCTCGGGTTGTGGATCGCGGGCGCCGGCGCGCTGGTGCAGGTCACCGCCCGCGCGGCACGCCTGAAGTTGCCGGTGTTGCTGGCGACGGTGGCCGTCGTGGCCGCGGCTGCGATGGTCGCCACGCGCCAGGCCGCCGTGTGGCGCGGGCCCGAATCGCTCTGGCGTCATGCACTTGCCGTCACCCGCGACAACGATGTCGCCCACCAGAACCTGGCCGTGCTGCTGGATGACGCCGGTCGCCGTGAGGAGGCGCTGCAGCACCTGGAAGCCTCGATCGCGATCAAGCCGCGCAGCGAGACGCACTTCAACGCCGGCAACGTGACCGCCGCGCTCGGGCGGCTGGACGAGGCGGAGGTGCACTATCGTGCCGCGCTGAAGCTGAATCCGTCGCTGGGCGAGGCGTCACTTAACCTGGGTTCGCTGCTGGGCGGGCAGGGAAGGCTGGCCGAGGCGCGGCAGGTCCTGCTGACGGCGGCGGAGAGACACCCCGACCTGGCCTCGGTGCAGTACAATCTGGCGGTGGTGGCCTGGATGCAGGGCGATGCCGGCGAGGCGACGCTCCGCTGCCGCCGGGCGCTGGAACTGGAATCGGCGCATGCCGGTTCACGGCAGCTCCTGGCGCAGATTGCGTCCACGCCGACGGCGCCGCCGGCCGCGCCGTAA
- a CDS encoding metal-sulfur cluster assembly factor, whose protein sequence is MNTLTQAAVIDAVRPVKDPELNLSIVDLGLLREVEIDAAEGHVTLGLTLTSPMCPMGPQIMEAARNAVLRMPGVKFCGVDLVWSPPWDPRVDATEDARAELGIWD, encoded by the coding sequence ATGAATACGCTGACCCAGGCCGCCGTCATCGACGCCGTGCGCCCGGTTAAGGATCCCGAGCTGAACCTGAGCATCGTCGACCTCGGCCTGCTGCGCGAGGTGGAGATCGACGCTGCGGAAGGCCACGTCACGCTGGGGCTCACGCTCACCAGTCCGATGTGCCCGATGGGCCCGCAGATCATGGAAGCGGCCCGCAACGCCGTCCTGCGCATGCCGGGCGTGAAGTTCTGCGGCGTGGACCTGGTCTGGTCGCCGCCCTGGGATCCGCGCGTGGACGCCACCGAGGACGCGCGGGCCGAGCTGGGCATCTGGGATTGA
- a CDS encoding SUF system NifU family Fe-S cluster assembly protein: MNGGMDELYREVILDHHRRPRGQAPLAGPADARAEGKNPSCGDELELELACAGGAITGAHVACRGCAIATASGSILAELVPGRTPEQARALAEAFREAMHSPDGVLADALDPGDLEVLTGVRKFPARVKCALLPWITLLSALDAQSGDGRAAPATTEA, translated from the coding sequence ATGAACGGCGGCATGGACGAGCTGTACCGGGAAGTGATCCTGGACCATCACCGCCGGCCGCGCGGACAGGCGCCGCTGGCCGGTCCGGCCGATGCGCGCGCGGAGGGCAAGAACCCATCCTGCGGCGACGAACTGGAACTCGAGCTGGCTTGCGCCGGCGGCGCCATCACGGGGGCGCATGTGGCCTGCCGGGGCTGCGCCATTGCGACGGCCAGCGGTTCCATCCTGGCCGAGCTGGTGCCCGGTCGCACGCCCGAACAGGCCCGCGCGCTGGCCGAGGCGTTCCGCGAGGCGATGCACAGCCCCGACGGTGTGCTGGCCGATGCGCTCGACCCCGGCGATCTCGAGGTCCTGACCGGTGTCCGCAAGTTTCCGGCGCGGGTCAAGTGCGCGCTGCTGCCCTGGATCACCCTTCTCTCGGCACTCGATGCGCAGTCCGGCGACGGCCGGGCCGCGCCGGCAACCACGGAGGCCTGA
- the sufS gene encoding SufS family cysteine desulfurase, protein MRRAKPLTAPAGVEPCDGQKGDCSRCGRIFAERFPLLERTVNGRPLVYLDNAATTQKPGAVIAAEARYYREHNANVHRGMHTLGVEATDLYEGCRTRVGRFLAVPAERVVITRGATSALNLVAGGLAATLKPGDEILVTEMEHHANLVPWIQLARREGLVLRHIPITAGGELDLARLPELLGSRTRVVALTHVSNVLGTINPVAEIAAAAHRRGALVVVDAAQSVGHLPVAFDDLGADFLVFSAHKAYGPMGLGFLAGTAEALERLEPVEVGGEMIDMVTMESATWAAIPARFEAGTPNVAAAAAFPAALDTIDEATLERLRQHEISLTAYALERLLAVGGLTIYGPRQADRRGGLVAFHDPMVHPHDMAQLLDSLGIAIRAGHHCAQPLHRRLGVVATSRASFGMYNTHEDIDALIHGINYARSVFGL, encoded by the coding sequence ATGAGGCGGGCCAAGCCGTTGACGGCGCCGGCCGGCGTCGAACCCTGCGACGGGCAGAAGGGCGATTGTTCGCGCTGTGGCCGCATCTTCGCCGAGCGCTTCCCGCTGCTCGAGCGGACGGTCAACGGCCGGCCGCTCGTCTACCTGGACAATGCGGCCACCACGCAGAAGCCCGGCGCCGTGATCGCCGCCGAGGCCCGGTACTACCGCGAGCACAATGCGAACGTGCATCGAGGCATGCACACGCTCGGCGTTGAGGCGACCGACCTCTACGAAGGTTGCCGGACGCGCGTGGGCCGCTTTCTGGCCGTGCCGGCCGAACGTGTGGTGATCACACGCGGCGCCACTTCTGCGCTGAACCTCGTGGCCGGCGGCCTGGCCGCGACGCTGAAGCCCGGCGACGAGATCCTCGTCACGGAGATGGAGCACCACGCGAACCTGGTGCCGTGGATCCAGCTGGCCCGTCGCGAGGGACTGGTGCTGCGGCACATTCCCATTACCGCCGGCGGAGAACTGGACCTGGCGCGCCTGCCCGAGCTGCTCGGCAGCCGCACGCGCGTCGTGGCCCTCACGCACGTCTCGAACGTGCTGGGGACGATCAACCCCGTGGCCGAGATCGCGGCGGCGGCGCACCGTCGCGGCGCGCTGGTCGTGGTCGACGCGGCACAGTCGGTGGGCCACCTGCCGGTCGCCTTCGACGACCTGGGCGCCGACTTCCTCGTCTTCTCCGCCCACAAGGCCTACGGCCCGATGGGGCTGGGCTTCCTGGCGGGTACGGCCGAGGCGCTCGAGCGCCTGGAGCCGGTCGAGGTGGGCGGCGAGATGATCGACATGGTCACCATGGAAAGCGCCACCTGGGCGGCGATCCCCGCGCGCTTCGAGGCGGGCACGCCGAACGTGGCGGCAGCGGCGGCTTTCCCCGCCGCGCTCGACACCATCGACGAAGCCACGCTGGAACGGCTGCGGCAGCACGAGATCTCGTTGACGGCCTACGCGCTGGAGAGGTTGCTGGCCGTCGGCGGCCTGACCATCTACGGGCCCCGGCAGGCGGACCGCCGCGGCGGCCTGGTCGCCTTCCACGACCCGATGGTGCACCCGCACGACATGGCGCAGCTGCTCGATTCTCTGGGCATCGCGATCCGCGCGGGGCACCACTGCGCCCAGCCGCTGCATCGCCGGCTCGGCGTCGTGGCCACCAGCCGAGCCTCTTTCGGCATGTACAACACCCACGAGGACATCGACGCGCTCATCCACGGCATCAACTACGCCAGGAGCGTGTTCGGCCTATGA
- a CDS encoding SufD family Fe-S cluster assembly protein, whose translation MAETTAPVMTPARPALDNNLLAALAAAAGESADGLGRRVAALARYEAAAAPDRVKHLWRFTDPAKLLPTVVDAKVGGCRPPAAVPGASATIDLCPGQAPVVALGEGLPAGALELVPVAASAWHGDDLFAALNEAAWNTGVGLVVADGVKLAGPIHVRVHAGTDATMPRIVLTVGRNAEAMLVEQHVGGGGERRVASRTEITAGSDSRVRHAIVQVWAPGTSGHLSVNARAHSGADVLTVCGVFGGENTKLEIGTELVGAGAHSEIVGVTMVTDKQHGDVHTSHRHLAGKTTSRIDFKAVAAEQARSTYTGLIRIDDAARHCEAYQVNRNLLLSSRARADAIPELEIHNQEVSCSHGATIAPVEEDQLFYLESRGLDRGEALGLVVGGFLENTLARLPDEVRTMVESFVGPRLATIREGTA comes from the coding sequence TTGGCTGAGACCACCGCACCCGTGATGACGCCGGCCCGCCCGGCGCTGGACAACAACCTGCTGGCGGCCCTGGCGGCGGCGGCAGGCGAGTCGGCCGACGGCCTCGGCCGGCGCGTGGCGGCGCTGGCCCGCTACGAGGCAGCCGCGGCGCCCGACCGCGTGAAGCACCTGTGGCGCTTCACCGATCCCGCCAAATTGCTTCCGACTGTCGTGGACGCGAAGGTCGGCGGCTGCCGGCCGCCCGCGGCGGTGCCGGGCGCCTCGGCGACGATCGACCTGTGCCCGGGCCAGGCGCCCGTGGTGGCGCTGGGCGAAGGCCTGCCGGCCGGAGCCCTGGAACTGGTGCCCGTGGCGGCCTCGGCCTGGCACGGCGATGACCTCTTTGCGGCCCTGAACGAGGCGGCCTGGAACACGGGCGTGGGCCTGGTCGTGGCCGACGGCGTGAAGCTGGCCGGCCCCATCCACGTGCGTGTGCACGCAGGGACCGACGCGACCATGCCGCGCATCGTGCTCACGGTCGGTCGCAATGCCGAGGCGATGCTCGTCGAGCAGCACGTCGGCGGCGGCGGCGAACGGCGCGTGGCCTCGCGGACCGAGATCACGGCCGGCAGCGACTCGCGCGTGCGCCATGCCATCGTGCAGGTCTGGGCGCCGGGCACGAGCGGGCACCTGTCCGTCAACGCGCGGGCGCACTCCGGGGCCGACGTGCTGACCGTCTGCGGCGTCTTCGGCGGCGAGAACACGAAGCTCGAGATCGGCACCGAACTGGTCGGCGCCGGGGCGCACAGCGAGATCGTCGGCGTGACGATGGTCACCGACAAGCAGCATGGCGACGTTCATACCAGCCATCGCCACCTGGCGGGGAAGACCACCAGCCGCATCGACTTCAAGGCCGTGGCCGCCGAGCAGGCGCGGTCCACCTACACCGGCCTGATCCGCATCGACGATGCGGCCCGCCATTGCGAGGCCTACCAGGTGAACCGCAACCTGCTGCTGTCGTCGCGCGCGCGCGCCGATGCCATCCCCGAGCTGGAGATCCACAACCAGGAAGTCAGCTGCAGCCACGGCGCCACCATCGCGCCGGTGGAGGAGGACCAGCTGTTCTACCTGGAGAGCCGCGGCCTGGACCGTGGCGAGGCGCTGGGCCTGGTCGTGGGCGGGTTCCTCGAGAACACGCTGGCCCGCCTGCCCGACGAGGTGCGGACAATGGTCGAATCGTTCGTCGGCCCGCGGCTGGCGACGATCCGGGAGGGTACGGCATGA
- the sufB gene encoding Fe-S cluster assembly protein SufB has translation MSDATLRDSKTLDVTSINDDYTARYGFHDPEDYFLKAPKGLNHEVVEMISRKKNEPDWMRAIRHAALDTFRAKPMPRWGDSEALDSIDFENIHYYIKPKGEQATDWNDVPDQIKKTFDRLGVPEAERSFLAGVTAQYESEVVYHSIREDLTKIGVIFMDMDSALREHPEIVRKWFGKIIPTGDNKFSALNTAVWSGGSFIYVPKGVKVDIPLQAYFRINAENMGQFERTLIIADEDSSVHYIEGCTAPTYSSDSLHSAVVELVAMDRAHIRYTTIQNWSVNVYNLVTKRAHAYTDSVVEWVDGNLGSKLTMKYPAIVLKGERAHGEVLSIAFAGNGQHQDAGAKMTHAAPNTTSRIISKSISKDDGRSSYRGLIRMGRGATGCKTSVECDALLIGDHAVSDTYPTMDVAESDVRVEHEARVSKVGEEQLFYLQSRGLDPDKARLMIVNGFIEPFVKELPMEYAVELNRLIELEMEGSVG, from the coding sequence ATGAGCGACGCCACACTGAGGGATTCGAAGACGCTTGACGTGACGTCGATCAACGACGACTACACGGCGCGCTACGGCTTCCACGACCCGGAAGACTACTTCCTGAAGGCTCCCAAGGGGCTGAACCACGAAGTCGTCGAGATGATCTCGCGCAAGAAGAACGAGCCGGACTGGATGCGGGCGATTCGCCACGCGGCGCTGGACACGTTCCGCGCCAAGCCCATGCCGCGCTGGGGCGACAGCGAGGCGCTGGACTCGATCGACTTCGAGAACATCCACTACTACATCAAGCCCAAGGGCGAGCAGGCGACCGACTGGAACGACGTGCCCGACCAGATCAAGAAGACGTTCGACCGCCTGGGCGTGCCCGAGGCCGAGCGCAGCTTCTTGGCCGGCGTCACGGCGCAGTACGAGTCGGAAGTGGTCTACCACTCGATCCGCGAGGACCTGACGAAGATCGGCGTGATCTTCATGGACATGGACTCGGCGCTGCGCGAGCATCCCGAGATCGTTCGCAAGTGGTTCGGCAAGATCATCCCGACGGGCGACAACAAGTTCTCGGCCCTGAATACGGCGGTGTGGTCGGGCGGCTCGTTCATCTACGTGCCCAAGGGCGTGAAGGTGGACATCCCGCTGCAGGCCTACTTCCGCATCAACGCCGAGAACATGGGGCAGTTCGAGCGCACGCTGATCATCGCCGACGAGGACAGCTCGGTGCACTATATCGAGGGCTGCACGGCGCCCACCTATTCCTCCGATTCGCTGCACTCAGCAGTGGTGGAACTGGTGGCGATGGACCGGGCGCACATCCGGTACACGACCATCCAGAACTGGTCCGTGAACGTCTACAACCTGGTGACCAAGCGCGCCCACGCCTACACCGATTCGGTGGTCGAGTGGGTCGACGGCAACCTGGGCTCCAAGCTGACGATGAAGTACCCGGCCATCGTGCTCAAGGGCGAGCGCGCGCACGGCGAGGTGCTGTCGATTGCGTTCGCCGGCAACGGCCAGCACCAGGACGCCGGCGCCAAGATGACGCATGCGGCGCCGAACACGACCAGCCGCATCATCAGCAAGTCGATCAGCAAGGACGACGGGCGCAGCAGCTACCGCGGCCTGATCCGCATGGGTCGTGGCGCCACCGGCTGCAAGACAAGTGTGGAGTGCGATGCGCTCCTGATCGGCGACCATGCCGTCTCCGACACCTACCCGACCATGGACGTGGCCGAGTCCGATGTGCGCGTCGAGCACGAGGCCCGCGTCTCGAAGGTGGGCGAGGAGCAGCTGTTCTACCTGCAGAGCCGCGGCCTGGACCCGGACAAGGCGCGCCTGATGATCGTCAACGGCTTCATCGAGCCCTTCGTCAAGGAACTGCCGATGGAGTACGCCGTCGAGCTGAACCGGCTCATCGAACTGGAGATGGAGGGTTCCGTTGGCTGA
- the sufC gene encoding Fe-S cluster assembly ATPase SufC, giving the protein MSDSLLNPENPANVFACRNLHVFVKDGDVEKEIVRGVDLTVRRGQKHALMGPNGSGKSTLAAALMGHPSYRVEGEIWLNGERVDALDPHLRARRGMFLSFQYPVAVPGVTVANFLRASLGARRGTEIPVRAFRQELNEAFATMDIDPSFITRYLNDGFSGGEKKRLEILQMLLLKPAFSLLDETDSGLDIDALKVVSDGINLASNAENGLLLVTHYQRILNLVQPDVVHVFMNGRVVRTGGMELVHALEERGYDWLAEEAAVTEGSRT; this is encoded by the coding sequence ATGTCGGATTCGCTGCTGAACCCCGAAAACCCGGCCAACGTGTTCGCCTGCCGCAACCTGCACGTGTTCGTGAAGGACGGCGATGTGGAGAAGGAGATCGTCCGCGGGGTCGACCTCACGGTGCGCCGCGGGCAGAAGCACGCCCTGATGGGGCCCAACGGCTCGGGAAAATCCACGCTCGCGGCCGCGCTGATGGGCCACCCGAGCTACCGGGTCGAGGGCGAGATCTGGCTGAACGGCGAGCGCGTCGACGCGCTGGATCCGCACCTGCGCGCCCGGCGCGGGATGTTCCTCAGCTTCCAGTACCCCGTGGCGGTGCCCGGGGTGACCGTGGCGAACTTCCTGCGCGCGTCGCTGGGCGCGCGGCGCGGCACGGAGATCCCGGTGCGCGCCTTCCGGCAGGAACTGAACGAGGCCTTCGCGACGATGGACATCGACCCCTCGTTCATCACGCGCTACCTGAACGACGGGTTCTCGGGCGGCGAGAAGAAGCGGCTCGAGATCCTGCAGATGCTGCTGCTGAAGCCCGCGTTCAGCCTGCTCGACGAGACGGACTCGGGCCTCGACATCGACGCCCTCAAGGTGGTCTCGGACGGCATCAACCTGGCCAGCAACGCCGAGAACGGCCTGCTGCTGGTCACGCACTACCAGCGCATCCTCAACCTGGTGCAGCCCGACGTGGTGCATGTGTTCATGAATGGGCGCGTGGTGCGCACCGGCGGCATGGAACTCGTCCATGCCCTCGAAGAGCGGGGTTACGACTGGCTGGCCGAAGAGGCCGCCGTCACCGAAGGGAGTCGCACATGA